A window of Acidimicrobiales bacterium contains these coding sequences:
- a CDS encoding DUF6351 family protein, with product MLLFGLCIASAPMASARTGADQMAVPAYSSFDPIDNGDAVQVRTLSSRADLVSGGDAFVEIVVPAGSDLTAVVVDVDGVDVSSSFVAAGPGLRGLVRVLPVGSSVITATLSDGSGARLDVVNAAQGGPVFSGPLIEPWTCTNGSEEPDCSQDPTVNFYYRST from the coding sequence ATGCTGTTGTTTGGGCTCTGCATTGCCTCTGCGCCCATGGCGTCCGCCCGGACCGGCGCGGACCAGATGGCTGTGCCTGCGTATTCCTCCTTCGACCCGATCGACAACGGCGATGCCGTGCAGGTCCGCACGTTGTCGAGTCGCGCTGACCTCGTCAGCGGTGGTGATGCGTTCGTCGAGATCGTCGTGCCGGCCGGGTCCGACCTCACCGCCGTGGTGGTCGATGTCGACGGTGTCGACGTTTCGTCCTCCTTCGTCGCCGCCGGTCCGGGTCTGCGAGGCCTGGTCAGGGTGCTCCCGGTCGGTTCCAGCGTGATCACGGCCACGCTGTCCGACGGCAGCGGTGCGCGGCTCGACGTGGTGAACGCGGCTCAGGGTGGTCCGGTGTTCTCCGGGCCGTTGATCGAGCCTTGGACGTGCACCAATGGTTCGGAGGAGCCGGACTGCAGCCAGGACCCGACGGTCAACTTCTACTACCGGTCGACG